A part of Terriglobales bacterium genomic DNA contains:
- the recA gene encoding recombinase RecA, protein MADVATERNRALDLALSQIEKQFGKGSIMRLGTKEAIVPISVISTGAISFDAALGVGGVPRGRVVEIFGPESSGKTTIALQVIAEAQKAGGMAAFVDAEHALDPIYAKKLGVDVDNLLVSQPDYGEQALEITEALVRSGAIDVLVVDSVAALVPKAELDGEMGDSHVGLQARLMSQALRKLTGTVSKSRTCLIFINQIREKIGVMFGNPETTTGGRALKFYSSVRIDIRRIAAIKEGDQVIGSRTKVKVVKNKTAAPFREAEFDILYGEGISREGDLLDLAVNNNIVEKSGSWFSYKTERIGQGRENARQFLKENRDIFTKIENEVKKTLGIGKPEPSPAPPSAPEVERAKTVAGKK, encoded by the coding sequence ATGGCTGATGTGGCGACCGAACGGAACCGGGCTCTGGACCTGGCCCTCTCCCAGATTGAAAAGCAGTTCGGCAAAGGGTCCATCATGCGTTTGGGGACGAAGGAAGCGATCGTCCCGATCTCAGTAATTTCCACCGGCGCCATTTCCTTCGACGCTGCACTCGGCGTGGGCGGCGTGCCGCGCGGACGCGTTGTCGAAATCTTCGGCCCTGAATCTTCCGGCAAAACCACGATCGCGCTGCAGGTGATCGCGGAAGCGCAAAAAGCGGGTGGTATGGCCGCCTTCGTGGACGCCGAACACGCGCTCGATCCCATCTATGCCAAGAAGCTTGGCGTGGACGTCGACAACCTTTTGGTATCGCAGCCCGACTACGGCGAGCAGGCGCTGGAAATCACGGAAGCACTTGTGCGCTCCGGCGCGATTGACGTTCTGGTCGTGGACTCGGTGGCAGCGTTGGTGCCTAAGGCCGAACTCGACGGCGAGATGGGCGACAGCCACGTCGGACTTCAAGCTCGCCTTATGTCGCAGGCGTTACGCAAGCTGACCGGCACGGTTTCCAAGTCGCGTACGTGCCTGATCTTCATCAACCAGATCCGCGAGAAGATCGGCGTCATGTTCGGCAATCCGGAAACCACGACTGGCGGACGCGCGCTGAAGTTCTACTCGTCTGTCCGTATCGATATCCGCCGCATCGCTGCTATTAAGGAAGGCGATCAGGTGATCGGTTCACGCACGAAGGTGAAGGTGGTAAAGAACAAGACTGCCGCGCCTTTCCGCGAAGCCGAGTTCGACATCCTTTACGGCGAAGGCATCTCGCGCGAAGGCGATCTGCTCGATCTGGCGGTGAACAACAACATTGTCGAGAAGTCTGGCTCGTGGTTCAGCTACAAAACCGAGCGTATCGGACAAGGGCGTGAAAACGCCCGCCAGTTCCTGAAAGAGAACCGCGATATCTTTACGAAGATCGAAAACGAAGTGAAGAAGACGCTGGGCATCGGCAAGCCGGAGCCTTCACCCGCGCCTCCGAGCGCACCGGAAGTAGAGCGCGCGAAAACGGTGGCGGGAAAGAAGTAA
- a CDS encoding VOC family protein, which yields MLDNRSIPRCTVIPELAYDNVGEAADWLCDVFGFTVRVRIADHRIQLNVRDGAMVVIERRPDDKGCSSVMVRIGDVYGHHEHAKAKGAHILRAPADYPYGERQYTVQDVGGHCWTFSQSIADVAPEEWGGTSGQL from the coding sequence ATGCTCGACAACCGCTCCATTCCTCGCTGCACCGTGATTCCCGAATTAGCCTACGACAATGTCGGAGAGGCAGCAGATTGGTTGTGCGATGTATTCGGGTTCACCGTTCGTGTTCGCATCGCCGATCACCGGATTCAGTTAAATGTCAGGGACGGAGCGATGGTTGTGATTGAACGCCGCCCGGACGACAAAGGATGCTCATCGGTAATGGTGCGTATCGGCGATGTGTACGGCCATCACGAGCACGCAAAAGCAAAAGGCGCGCATATTCTTCGTGCACCCGCCGACTATCCCTACGGTGAGCGTCAATACACCGTTCAGGACGTCGGTGGCCACTGCTGGACGTTTTCACAGTCGATTGCGGACGTCGCACCGGAAGAGTGGGGCGGAACTTCGGGACAGCTTTAA